From the Salinimicrobium tongyeongense genome, one window contains:
- a CDS encoding SH3 domain-containing protein: protein MKKLIFLLALCFSFMASAQNAQVFKAANEAYAAGNYEEAIAQYEQILESGQTSAALHYNLGNSYYKLNRVAPSIYHYEKALRLEPGDEDVQNNLGFARNMAIDAIGEEEQTGFRGIFETSTAAFSASGWGWVAIFCMLVFVVFFLVYYFSSRTFTKRLLFIGSMLFLLMAISSVIVAVTKESYSEEGEYAIVFSEEVEIKNEPSPRADDAFLLHEGAKVKITEDFQDWVEIRLPNGSTGWLEENHLRRL, encoded by the coding sequence ATGAAAAAGCTGATCTTTTTACTGGCCCTGTGTTTCAGTTTCATGGCAAGCGCACAAAATGCGCAGGTTTTTAAAGCTGCCAATGAGGCTTATGCCGCAGGGAATTACGAGGAAGCCATTGCGCAATATGAACAGATCCTGGAAAGCGGACAAACTTCGGCAGCATTGCACTACAATCTGGGAAATAGCTACTACAAACTGAACCGGGTTGCGCCGAGTATTTACCACTACGAAAAAGCATTGCGGTTGGAGCCCGGGGATGAAGATGTGCAAAATAATCTGGGCTTTGCCAGGAATATGGCCATTGACGCCATTGGCGAGGAAGAACAAACCGGCTTTAGAGGCATTTTTGAGACCTCTACGGCGGCATTCTCTGCTTCGGGCTGGGGCTGGGTCGCTATTTTTTGTATGCTTGTTTTTGTAGTCTTTTTCCTGGTGTATTATTTCAGTAGTAGAACCTTTACGAAACGTTTGCTGTTTATTGGTTCCATGTTATTTCTGCTGATGGCAATATCTTCAGTAATAGTGGCTGTGACCAAAGAAAGCTATAGTGAGGAGGGCGAATATGCGATTGTTTTTTCTGAAGAAGTGGAGATAAAGAACGAGCCGTCACCACGTGCCGATGATGCCTTCCTGCTGCACGAAGGGGCTAAAGTGAAGATCACTGAAGATTTCCAGGATTGGGTAGAGATTCGATTGCCTAACGGGAGTACGGGATGGCTGGAAGAAAACCATCTTAGGAGGTTGTAA
- a CDS encoding vWA domain-containing protein produces MFLLEDKTYLWLLIGIPVIVLLYAMVIFWQKRTQRKFADKELLDRLSPNRSTGKQVLKIVLLCLAIASLVIALVNPQFGTKLETVKREGVDVVFAIDVSKSMLAEDIAPNRLEKSKQLVTQIINNLASDRVGIIAYAGSAFPQLPITTDYAAAKMFLQNMNTDMLSSQGTAIREAIELAKTYFNDDEQTNRVLFLISDGEDHEGNIEEIAAEAARQGIRIVTIGVGTPKGGPIPVRRNGVVQNYKKNNQGETVITRLEQETLKEIASEANGRYIDGSNTAQVVEEVTEILQNMDKKEFESQQIAEYKSQFQWFLGLGLLFLLLDILLLERQTSWLKRLNLFNEKRS; encoded by the coding sequence ATGTTTTTGTTAGAAGATAAGACTTACTTATGGTTATTGATAGGCATCCCGGTCATTGTGCTGCTGTATGCCATGGTCATCTTTTGGCAAAAAAGGACACAGCGCAAATTTGCCGATAAGGAGTTGCTGGACAGGCTGAGCCCCAACCGCTCTACCGGAAAGCAGGTGCTAAAAATAGTACTGCTGTGCCTTGCTATCGCCAGTTTGGTAATTGCGCTGGTGAACCCGCAGTTTGGCACAAAATTGGAAACTGTGAAAAGGGAAGGTGTAGATGTAGTTTTTGCCATAGATGTGTCAAAAAGTATGCTGGCCGAAGACATTGCGCCCAACAGGCTTGAGAAATCGAAGCAACTGGTAACCCAGATCATAAATAACCTGGCCAGTGACCGGGTGGGGATCATCGCCTATGCCGGGAGTGCATTTCCGCAGTTGCCCATCACCACAGATTATGCTGCGGCAAAAATGTTCCTGCAAAACATGAATACAGATATGCTTTCTTCGCAGGGAACTGCCATTAGGGAAGCGATTGAGCTGGCAAAGACCTACTTTAATGATGACGAGCAAACCAATAGAGTTTTGTTCCTTATTAGTGACGGCGAAGATCATGAAGGGAATATTGAAGAAATTGCTGCTGAAGCTGCCCGCCAGGGAATAAGGATAGTGACTATTGGGGTGGGAACACCCAAAGGGGGCCCAATTCCCGTCAGGCGCAACGGAGTGGTTCAGAATTATAAAAAAAACAATCAGGGGGAGACGGTGATCACCCGGCTTGAGCAGGAAACCCTGAAGGAAATAGCTTCCGAAGCAAACGGAAGATATATAGACGGCAGTAACACGGCGCAGGTAGTTGAAGAGGTGACAGAGATCCTTCAAAATATGGATAAGAAAGAGTTTGAGTCCCAGCAAATCGCAGAATACAAAAGCCAGTTCCAGTGGTTTTTGGGACTGGGGTTACTTTTCCTGTTGCTGGACATTCTTTTACTTGAGCGACAAACCTCCTGGTTAAAAAGGCTAAATTTGTTTAACGAAAAAAGAAGCTGA
- a CDS encoding tetratricopeptide repeat protein codes for MMMKTYLPKTLFLGLLFSFPFIAGAQEDTKAAAKAARKYMQEAEAALADNDPATAEAYYRKAIAKDPANAEAKYNLGNLYYNKEVTSQALERHRSAASTAKEKPLKHDAFHNQGNAYMKQKKYSEAVEAYKQSLRNNPEDDETRYNLALAKKMLEEEQKQGGGGDSKEKDQQDQQKQDDKQEQQDGEGEKEQNEDGQPDDKAGGDKKEDENKEGEQKKDKAGQPDDKEQKKEEQPKEGEQPKQPQQRPGQLSPQQVKNLLEAMGNEEKKVQERINAKKAKGVPVQTEKDW; via the coding sequence ATGATGATGAAAACATACCTGCCAAAAACGCTGTTTTTGGGCCTGCTTTTTTCTTTTCCTTTTATTGCAGGCGCACAGGAAGATACTAAAGCAGCAGCCAAAGCTGCCCGGAAATACATGCAGGAAGCCGAAGCTGCTTTAGCCGATAACGACCCGGCAACGGCCGAGGCTTATTATCGTAAGGCCATAGCAAAAGACCCGGCTAATGCCGAAGCAAAATATAATTTAGGAAATCTTTACTACAATAAGGAGGTTACGAGTCAGGCACTTGAGCGGCATCGTTCGGCGGCCAGCACAGCCAAAGAAAAGCCTCTGAAGCACGACGCTTTTCACAACCAGGGCAACGCTTATATGAAGCAGAAGAAATACAGCGAGGCGGTTGAGGCTTACAAGCAGTCGCTGCGCAACAACCCTGAAGACGATGAGACCCGCTATAATTTAGCCCTGGCTAAAAAGATGCTCGAGGAAGAGCAAAAGCAGGGTGGCGGTGGCGACAGCAAGGAAAAAGATCAACAAGACCAGCAAAAGCAAGACGATAAACAGGAGCAGCAGGACGGCGAAGGCGAGAAAGAGCAAAATGAAGATGGCCAGCCCGATGATAAAGCAGGTGGCGACAAGAAAGAAGATGAAAATAAGGAAGGCGAGCAAAAGAAAGATAAAGCAGGCCAGCCCGATGATAAAGAGCAGAAAAAAGAGGAGCAGCCAAAAGAAGGCGAGCAGCCTAAACAGCCACAACAGCGGCCGGGCCAGCTTTCACCGCAACAGGTAAAGAACTTGCTCGAAGCCATGGGAAATGAAGAAAAGAAAGTTCAGGAAAGGATAAATGCCAAAAAGGCAAAAGGTGTTCCTGTACAAACAGAAAAAGACTGGTAG
- a CDS encoding SulP family inorganic anion transporter has product MFKQLKSDLPASVVVFFVALPLCLGIALASGAPLFSGLIAGIVGGIVVGAISGSNVGVSGPAAGLAAIVLAAIASLGSYQDFLLAVVLAGAMQILFGVLRAGIIGYYFPSSVIKGMLTGIGIIIIIKQIPHFFGYDGNIGDIYSLEGIGNAFNSISVGATLIALIGMGILVLWDSVLTKKSKIFRLIQGPLVAVVVGIVFFLLTRDSAMFAIDEKFLVNVPVPDSFDSFIGQFTFPSFKLIGSAEIWVTAFTIALVASLETLLCVEATDKLDPHKRTTPTNRELFAQGTGNLISGFIGGLPITQVIVRSSANIQSGGQTKLSAILHGFLLLISVIIIPTILNYIPLSVLAAVLFLVGYKLAKPQLFVQMYKAGWKQFVPFMVTVVGIIFGDLLVGIAMGLLVGICVILIKSYQNSYFLHKEDVENGQKTVKMRLAEEVTFINKGAIIKELNRLEENSNLIMDVSKTHYLDSDIIEILDDFRIKAEEKNINIKIISQRGTVDNPPSYQQFFMRPKTA; this is encoded by the coding sequence ATGTTCAAGCAACTCAAAAGTGATTTGCCGGCAAGTGTTGTAGTATTTTTTGTCGCCTTGCCACTTTGTTTAGGTATCGCCTTAGCCAGTGGCGCGCCATTATTTTCAGGATTAATAGCCGGGATTGTCGGCGGAATTGTGGTTGGGGCCATAAGTGGTTCCAATGTGGGGGTGAGCGGCCCCGCTGCCGGGCTGGCTGCGATCGTACTGGCCGCAATTGCCAGCCTTGGAAGTTACCAGGATTTTCTTTTAGCCGTGGTTTTGGCGGGAGCTATGCAGATCTTGTTTGGTGTTCTAAGGGCCGGGATCATTGGGTATTATTTCCCATCATCGGTAATTAAAGGAATGTTGACCGGTATCGGGATCATCATTATCATCAAACAGATCCCGCACTTCTTTGGATATGACGGCAATATTGGGGATATTTATTCTCTTGAAGGAATAGGAAATGCTTTTAATAGTATAAGTGTGGGAGCCACTTTAATTGCTTTAATAGGAATGGGAATCCTGGTTTTGTGGGATTCGGTGCTTACCAAAAAAAGCAAAATTTTCAGGCTTATTCAGGGGCCGCTGGTGGCAGTAGTTGTGGGGATTGTTTTTTTCCTGTTAACCCGCGATTCGGCGATGTTTGCCATAGATGAAAAGTTCCTGGTAAATGTGCCGGTGCCCGATAGCTTTGATTCCTTTATAGGGCAGTTCACTTTTCCGTCTTTCAAACTGATTGGAAGTGCAGAGATTTGGGTCACTGCTTTTACCATAGCACTTGTTGCCAGTTTGGAGACCCTGCTTTGTGTAGAAGCTACAGATAAGCTTGACCCTCATAAGAGAACCACACCTACCAACAGGGAACTTTTTGCCCAGGGAACCGGAAATTTGATCTCAGGGTTTATTGGAGGCCTGCCCATTACGCAGGTAATTGTAAGAAGTTCTGCCAACATACAGTCGGGTGGGCAAACAAAACTTTCTGCCATCCTTCATGGGTTTTTACTGCTTATTTCGGTAATCATCATTCCCACGATCCTGAATTATATCCCGCTGTCGGTACTTGCGGCCGTATTGTTTCTTGTAGGCTATAAACTTGCAAAGCCACAGCTTTTTGTACAAATGTACAAGGCCGGGTGGAAACAATTTGTACCGTTCATGGTCACTGTAGTGGGAATTATTTTTGGAGACCTGCTGGTAGGCATCGCCATGGGGTTACTGGTTGGTATTTGTGTGATCCTTATCAAGAGCTACCAGAATTCTTACTTCCTGCACAAAGAAGATGTAGAAAACGGGCAAAAGACCGTAAAGATGAGGCTGGCCGAAGAAGTTACCTTTATCAACAAGGGGGCAATTATAAAAGAACTCAACAGGCTCGAAGAAAATTCAAATCTCATTATGGATGTGAGCAAAACTCACTATCTTGATAGTGATATTATAGAAATACTTGATGACTTCAGGATCAAGGCCGAAGAGAAAAATATTAACATTAAAATTATTTCTCAAAGAGGTACGGTAGATAACCCTCCGAGTTATCAGCAGTTCTTTATGAGGCCAAAAACAGCTTAA
- a CDS encoding CvpA family protein: protein MNILDLLLSIFLLLGLVRGLFKGFFAELAALLSLILGIYAAIHFSGNTYIFLASFIDWDVKYLSILSFALTFFMVALIISLAGSFLTKMVHMVALGVINRLAGAALGVLKMAFLASVFMMFVDGFEVFDAEEATKEESVLYDPVRVLAPAILPTIIEKIKEGDLFETSSEAETTPK, encoded by the coding sequence ATGAATATCCTGGACCTGCTGCTTAGCATTTTTCTGCTTTTAGGGCTCGTAAGAGGGCTCTTCAAAGGTTTCTTTGCCGAACTTGCAGCCTTATTGTCTCTTATTTTAGGAATATATGCCGCCATTCATTTTTCGGGCAACACCTATATTTTCCTGGCTTCTTTTATAGACTGGGATGTAAAATACCTGAGTATCCTATCTTTTGCCCTAACCTTTTTTATGGTAGCCCTAATTATTTCTCTCGCCGGGAGTTTCCTCACAAAAATGGTGCACATGGTGGCCCTGGGGGTGATTAACAGATTGGCCGGTGCAGCTTTAGGCGTGTTGAAAATGGCATTTTTGGCAAGTGTTTTTATGATGTTCGTAGACGGCTTTGAAGTCTTTGATGCCGAAGAAGCCACAAAAGAAGAATCTGTGCTCTATGACCCGGTACGGGTTTTGGCTCCGGCTATTTTGCCTACAATAATTGAGAAAATAAAAGAAGGGGATCTTTTTGAGACTTCTTCGGAAGCTGAAACAACTCCAAAATAA
- a CDS encoding BatD family protein, with amino-acid sequence MKHKLVLLMMLLASGLAIGQVQFEAKVSKDKLGVNERLRVDFEMNQDGDNFNPPPFTNFTVVGGPNQAVSNSWINGKRTYSKTYSYFLAPKSRGNFTIGQAEITIDGNIYKTTPVQVEVTAAVDQPTDGENSEYIASENIHLVAEISNTNPYLNEAITVVYKLYVSPRINVSDWRQLDSPKFSDFWSQNIDIRRLQVENGTYEGEPYRFVVLRKTVLYPQKTGKLNIEPLTLNISVEVPGNRRDIFGNRFYETVDKVVAAGNRVINVKPLPQEGRPADFTGAVGKNLDLEVSTDKNALRATESLQATVKVTGQGNLKLFDLPPLTVPASMEKYEPEYIENVNTTINGMQGSIANQYTLVPQAKGKVPIPPVSFSYFDLNTQSYKTLTSEEILLDVEAAPAGSRARPGSNEAAVAQQVPAATNQFRYIKLNTSLKTVGEAPFMGSALFWTLFLSPLLFIPLVILFGKKRQAKAGDVRGNRIRKADRLARKYLSEAKKNLGDQTKFYESLERALHNYLKAKLHIQTSEMSKERIKELLESKGANAGTVADFNELLRSCEFARYTPASNVAMQQDYDKAVRVISELDKQV; translated from the coding sequence ATGAAACACAAACTGGTACTTTTAATGATGTTACTTGCCTCAGGCCTTGCCATTGGGCAGGTGCAGTTTGAGGCTAAGGTAAGCAAAGACAAGCTGGGGGTAAATGAGCGCCTTAGGGTAGATTTTGAGATGAACCAGGACGGCGACAATTTTAATCCGCCCCCGTTCACCAATTTTACCGTGGTGGGAGGTCCCAACCAGGCAGTGAGCAACAGCTGGATAAACGGCAAAAGGACTTATTCCAAAACCTACAGTTATTTTCTTGCCCCAAAGAGCCGGGGAAATTTTACCATTGGACAGGCAGAGATCACCATTGACGGCAATATTTATAAAACCACGCCCGTACAGGTGGAGGTAACCGCTGCCGTAGACCAGCCTACCGATGGGGAGAATTCAGAATACATAGCTTCAGAGAACATCCACCTGGTGGCAGAAATCTCCAATACCAATCCGTATCTCAACGAAGCCATTACCGTAGTTTACAAACTTTACGTAAGCCCCCGTATTAACGTGAGCGACTGGCGGCAGCTTGACAGCCCCAAGTTTAGTGACTTTTGGAGCCAGAATATCGATATTAGAAGACTTCAGGTTGAAAACGGCACTTATGAAGGTGAACCTTATCGCTTTGTGGTGCTTCGGAAAACGGTACTTTACCCACAAAAGACCGGGAAACTCAATATTGAGCCGCTTACACTGAATATTTCAGTAGAAGTTCCGGGCAACCGAAGGGATATCTTCGGAAACAGGTTTTATGAAACCGTTGACAAAGTAGTGGCCGCAGGCAACAGGGTGATCAATGTGAAGCCCCTGCCGCAGGAAGGCCGCCCAGCCGATTTTACAGGTGCAGTGGGTAAAAACCTGGACCTCGAAGTTTCCACCGATAAAAATGCCCTAAGGGCTACCGAATCTTTACAGGCCACTGTAAAGGTGACAGGGCAGGGGAATTTAAAGCTGTTTGATCTTCCGCCTTTAACCGTGCCTGCCTCAATGGAGAAGTACGAGCCGGAATACATTGAAAATGTAAATACCACGATCAACGGGATGCAGGGAAGCATTGCCAATCAATATACCCTTGTGCCACAGGCCAAAGGCAAGGTTCCCATTCCGCCGGTGAGCTTCAGTTATTTTGATCTTAACACCCAATCATATAAAACCCTTACTTCAGAAGAGATCCTGCTCGATGTTGAGGCAGCGCCGGCAGGAAGCCGAGCCAGGCCGGGCAGTAACGAGGCTGCGGTAGCGCAACAGGTGCCAGCTGCGACAAACCAATTCAGGTACATAAAGCTCAATACTTCTCTAAAAACTGTTGGAGAGGCACCATTTATGGGATCGGCTTTGTTCTGGACGTTGTTTTTGAGTCCGTTGCTTTTCATTCCGCTGGTAATTCTCTTCGGAAAAAAGAGACAGGCAAAAGCGGGAGACGTGCGGGGTAACCGAATTAGAAAAGCCGACCGGCTGGCCCGTAAATATCTGTCGGAAGCTAAAAAGAACCTGGGTGACCAAACCAAGTTCTATGAATCTTTGGAAAGGGCGCTGCACAATTATTTAAAGGCAAAGCTGCACATACAAACCAGCGAAATGAGCAAGGAGCGCATTAAGGAACTGCTGGAGAGTAAAGGAGCCAACGCCGGTACGGTAGCCGATTTCAACGAGCTGCTTAGAAGCTGCGAATTTGCCCGTTACACCCCGGCATCAAATGTGGCCATGCAGCAGGATTATGATAAGGCAGTACGTGTAATTTCAGAATTGGATAAACAAGTATGA
- the can gene encoding carbonate dehydratase, with the protein MAKFFDHLLENNKEWVQQELNKDPEFFKRLENGQQPPLLWIGCADSRVPANQIIGAQPGEVFVHRNIANMVIHSDMNMLSVLDYAVNHLKVRHVMVVGHYGCGGVQAAMKNQSIGLIDNWIRHIKDVYRVHKETLDNIADEKERFDRFVELNVVEQVYDLAKTTIVQNAWNNNQDLFLHGVVYGVGSGIIKDLGVNISNNSELDEVYQLNF; encoded by the coding sequence ATGGCTAAATTTTTTGATCATCTGCTAGAGAATAATAAAGAATGGGTACAACAGGAGCTGAATAAAGATCCTGAATTTTTTAAAAGGCTCGAAAATGGGCAGCAGCCCCCGCTTCTTTGGATAGGTTGTGCAGATAGCCGGGTGCCGGCCAACCAGATTATTGGGGCGCAGCCCGGGGAAGTCTTTGTTCACCGGAACATTGCAAATATGGTTATACACAGCGATATGAACATGTTAAGTGTGCTGGATTATGCTGTGAACCACTTAAAGGTAAGGCACGTAATGGTTGTGGGGCACTATGGCTGTGGAGGTGTGCAGGCTGCAATGAAGAACCAGTCAATTGGGCTTATAGACAACTGGATTCGTCACATCAAAGATGTGTACCGCGTGCACAAAGAAACCCTTGACAATATTGCCGATGAAAAAGAGCGTTTTGACAGGTTTGTAGAACTGAACGTGGTGGAGCAGGTTTATGACCTGGCTAAGACCACTATTGTTCAAAATGCGTGGAACAACAATCAGGACCTGTTCCTGCATGGCGTGGTGTATGGAGTAGGATCGGGAATTATTAAGGATCTGGGCGTAAACATCAGCAACAATTCTGAACTTGATGAAGTTTACCAGCTAAACTTCTAA
- a CDS encoding BatD family protein, giving the protein MQKIVRQNGIFDTPVKSVLFFCLCAIFLLLNSFAGQAQEVSASVDTTTIKIGEQITYKLAVETNREDLVVFPEGQSFSPLEMIEALAIDTSEISDRYRLTREYALTQFDSGSYTIPRQRVLINDREFRTDSFQVVVNDVVVDTTKQKMFPIKPAVEVPPAFGVPAWLWWLLGLALLAGVIYLLYRSRKKRKEATKQLPPYERALFELKQLDDSRLLEQREIKEYYSQLSAAVRRYLDGEVYDHALESTTNELITYLEAERDKGKLKLENTTISRLKEILERADLAKFANSKPDVLTAKEDRSSVENVIKDTKASIPQPTEEELLRDREYRERLERKKKVKKIIFGILAVVLLISAGTAYIISTRGFEYFTDTYFGNTSKEMLESDWISSEYGTPSVTIATPDVLVRDLSDAEGMAAGRETFRYGSLNANLFVNVSTRPANDDFNVDLAVEEVYAYLEANGAKNIITKQEDYETLNGAPGFKIFGTMSLQKDEKSPPVAKEYIILNFGMGQGFQQVVVIYNENDKYADEIAQRISDSVELINNSN; this is encoded by the coding sequence ATGCAAAAAATAGTAAGGCAGAATGGCATTTTTGACACCCCCGTGAAGAGTGTTCTCTTTTTCTGCCTGTGTGCAATTTTTCTGCTGCTCAACAGTTTTGCGGGACAGGCACAGGAGGTTTCTGCTTCCGTAGACACAACTACTATAAAAATAGGGGAGCAGATCACCTATAAACTTGCTGTGGAAACTAACCGTGAAGACCTGGTGGTGTTTCCGGAAGGGCAGAGCTTTTCTCCGCTCGAAATGATAGAGGCACTGGCCATAGATACCAGTGAAATTAGCGACAGGTACCGCCTCACACGCGAATACGCGCTTACACAATTCGATTCGGGCAGCTATACCATTCCGCGGCAGCGGGTGTTGATCAACGACAGGGAATTTCGCACCGATTCATTTCAGGTAGTAGTGAATGATGTGGTAGTTGATACTACCAAGCAGAAAATGTTTCCCATAAAACCGGCTGTTGAAGTGCCACCGGCTTTTGGCGTTCCTGCCTGGCTCTGGTGGCTGCTTGGCCTGGCGCTTCTGGCAGGTGTTATTTACCTGTTGTACAGGAGCAGGAAAAAAAGAAAAGAAGCTACAAAACAACTTCCGCCTTATGAACGCGCACTCTTTGAGCTGAAGCAATTAGATGATTCCCGGCTTTTGGAGCAACGGGAGATCAAGGAGTATTATTCCCAGCTTTCGGCGGCGGTAAGGAGGTATTTAGATGGCGAGGTCTACGATCATGCGCTCGAAAGTACCACCAATGAGCTTATCACTTATCTTGAAGCTGAAAGAGATAAGGGTAAACTAAAGCTCGAAAACACCACTATAAGCAGGCTGAAAGAGATTCTCGAAAGAGCCGATCTTGCAAAATTCGCAAACTCCAAACCCGATGTGCTTACGGCAAAAGAAGACCGCAGCAGTGTTGAAAATGTTATAAAAGATACTAAAGCTTCTATCCCGCAGCCTACCGAAGAAGAACTCTTAAGAGACCGCGAATACCGGGAAAGGCTGGAGCGAAAAAAGAAGGTCAAAAAGATCATTTTTGGAATCCTTGCGGTAGTGTTGCTCATAAGTGCAGGTACGGCTTATATTATTTCTACCCGCGGGTTTGAGTATTTTACTGATACTTACTTTGGAAACACCAGTAAGGAGATGCTGGAGAGCGACTGGATCTCCAGTGAATACGGTACTCCATCGGTCACCATTGCCACGCCCGATGTGCTGGTGAGAGATCTCAGCGATGCTGAAGGAATGGCTGCTGGCCGTGAGACTTTCAGGTATGGCAGCCTTAATGCCAATCTCTTTGTGAATGTAAGCACCCGCCCGGCCAATGATGATTTTAACGTAGACCTGGCCGTAGAAGAGGTTTATGCTTACCTGGAAGCCAATGGCGCTAAAAACATTATTACCAAGCAGGAAGATTACGAAACGCTCAACGGCGCTCCCGGATTTAAGATCTTTGGGACCATGAGCCTGCAAAAAGATGAAAAATCACCACCTGTGGCCAAGGAGTATATCATCCTTAACTTCGGAATGGGACAGGGATTCCAGCAGGTAGTGGTGATCTACAATGAAAATGATAAATATGCCGATGAGATCGCGCAGCGCATCTCAGATTCGGTTGAACTTATAAACAACAGCAATTAA
- a CDS encoding vWA domain-containing protein, giving the protein MFERLVFEDPQFFWLLLLLPLALGWYIWKRNRQTAELRISSIKGFEAKPGLLGKFRPLLFILRLLVLALVITALARPRSVDVSSRTSSNFGIDIVMAIDVSASMLARDLEPNRLEATKEVAADFVKNRPADRIGLVVYAGESFTQTPITSDKSIVLSALENIEYNNVLENGTAIGMGLATAVNRLKDSKAESKVVILLTDGMNNAGFIDPKIASELALEFGIKVYTIGVGSNGTALSPIAILPNGNFQYGRVPVEIDEALLKEIADATGGKYFRATNNRSLEEIYAEIDELEKTEIEEFRFYNYEEKFRPLILLAGLLLLVEVLLRFTIFRSFV; this is encoded by the coding sequence ATGTTCGAAAGATTAGTTTTTGAAGATCCGCAGTTCTTTTGGCTATTGCTGCTTTTGCCGCTGGCCCTGGGTTGGTACATCTGGAAACGCAACCGGCAAACCGCCGAGCTCAGGATCTCTAGCATTAAAGGTTTTGAGGCCAAACCCGGTTTGCTGGGAAAATTCCGCCCCCTGCTCTTCATACTCAGGCTGCTCGTACTGGCTTTGGTCATCACTGCCCTTGCAAGGCCGCGAAGTGTAGATGTTTCTTCGCGTACCAGCAGCAATTTTGGGATTGATATAGTAATGGCCATAGATGTTTCTGCCAGTATGCTGGCCCGTGACCTGGAGCCCAACCGGCTTGAAGCAACTAAAGAAGTGGCTGCCGATTTTGTGAAAAACCGTCCTGCCGACAGGATTGGGCTGGTGGTATACGCGGGTGAAAGTTTTACCCAAACCCCAATTACGAGCGATAAAAGCATCGTGTTAAGCGCCCTTGAGAATATTGAGTACAACAATGTGCTCGAAAATGGTACGGCAATTGGAATGGGGCTTGCCACGGCAGTGAACCGGCTCAAAGACAGTAAAGCCGAAAGTAAGGTAGTGATCCTTCTTACCGACGGGATGAACAATGCCGGTTTTATAGATCCAAAGATCGCAAGTGAACTGGCCCTGGAATTTGGAATCAAGGTATATACCATTGGCGTGGGAAGCAACGGCACGGCCCTTTCTCCCATAGCTATCCTGCCTAACGGGAATTTCCAGTATGGCAGGGTGCCGGTTGAGATAGATGAAGCTTTACTAAAGGAAATTGCCGATGCTACCGGCGGAAAATACTTCCGGGCTACCAATAACCGCTCTCTAGAAGAGATCTATGCCGAAATTGATGAACTTGAAAAGACGGAGATAGAAGAATTCAGGTTTTACAACTATGAAGAGAAATTCAGGCCATTAATATTGCTGGCAGGATTACTGTTGTTGGTAGAAGTGCTGTTGAGGTTTACTATTTTCCGAAGTTTTGTTTAA